A stretch of the Diadema setosum chromosome 16, eeDiaSeto1, whole genome shotgun sequence genome encodes the following:
- the LOC140239929 gene encoding uncharacterized protein: MELDSALNELGMLSIVTESRRDFLREKSATASAAAASSSPSSSFHVVKMNPQFVTCVGSVLSSSSHPITRRSSKGGGQMNGVMEAEKSLSASHGYPSSSALVSEHRVVRTHRPRCRYQRKPYSVPYRPKVSHSRKMKSYLSTSLEDDVFFDDPQTDYNGNGRKYRSPSTEAAEKAPSLSVPTISLPRSKSLDDLHLDRLRIDDGLSRHRSDVELASKLISNLQVS, encoded by the coding sequence ATGGAGTTGGACTCGGCCTTGAACGAACTGGGAATGCTCAGCATTGTGACTGAGAGTAGGCGGGATTTCCTTCGTGAGAAGTCTGCCACTGCCAGCGCTGCAGCTGCCtcatcatccccatcatcaAGCTTTCACGTTGTGAAGATGAACCCGCAGTTTGTGACGTGCGTGGGCTCTGTCCTCTCCAGCAGCAGTCACCCGATCACCCGACGGAGCAGCAAAGGTGGCGGCCAGATGAACGGCGTCATGGAAGCCGAAAAGAGCCTGAGTGCCTCCCATGGATATCCTTCGTCGTCGGCGCTTGTAAGTGAACACCGCGTTGTGAGGACTCATCGGCCGCGGTGTCGGTACCAGAGGAAGCCCTACTCGGTCCCCTACAGACCGAAGGTCTCCCATTCGCGCAAGATGAAGTCATACCTTTCGACCAGCTTAGAGGATGACGTCTTTTTTGACGATCCGCAGACAGATTACAATGGGAACGGGCGGAAATACCGAAGTCCCAGTACGGAAGCAGCCGAGAAGGCTCCCTCACTAAGTGTACCGACCATCTCTCTACCCCGCTCAAAGTCACTCGATGACCTCCATTTGGACAGGCTACGAATCGATGACGGACTCAGCAGGCATCGCAGTGATGTTGAGTTAGCGTCTAAACTCATCAGCAACTTGCAGGTTTCTTGA